The following is a genomic window from Brevibacterium limosum.
GAGGGATCCGACCCGCAGTCGGCTGTTGCCGAGCTTGTTGACGAGCACTGCCGCCACGATGAGCAGGATCGTGAGCACCGCGAACACGAGCGCTCCCATGTCCGCGACGTTCCAGTGCCACAGAGTGGTGGTCTCGCGTCCGAAGCCGTAGCTGTAACCGCGGTAAGGCACGAACAGTGCGATGAAGGCGAGCAGACCGGCGAAGAGAAGGAAGAGGTCACGCAGAGTCAGCGGTCCGAGGATTCCCGGCCCGGTCTTCTGCTTCGGTGCAGGTGCCTGCCCGAATTGGCCAGGTGCCGAACCATACGGTCCCGGAGCCGAGCCGTACTGGCCCTGAGCAGACCCGTAGGGGCCGGGCCCCGACCCGTACTGTCTCGTGGCCGACCCGTAGGGCCCCTGTGCTGCGGCTGGCTGACCGGGTGCCGAGCCGTAGGGCCCCGGTGCGGAACCATAGGCCGGTCCGGGAGCCGAACCGAACTGCCCCGGTCCCGAGCCGTAGGCCGGGGGCTGCCCACCGGGGTGCTGCGCGTTCTGGCCCGGGTACTGCGGGGGCTGATCCTGCCACGGCTGTGGCCCGGACCCGGTTGGATGCTGCGGCGAACTCATCGCTGACTCCAGTCGATCTCGGGGAAAAGGTAACAGTGTTTCCGTGTCCGCGCGGGACGGATCCCGACAGACTCTGACCCCATCCTTGCAGAACACAGGGCCCCTGTGCACTCATATGCGCATTCTCAGGCACGTCGAGAACCCATCCGGCTCCCGCCGAGGCGACCCATCGTTGCCGTCAACATCAACGAAATCGTGTGACTCATACCACGACAGATGCGTCATGGCTACCCTCGATCACCCCGTTCATCGATTGAAACTGTTCTCCGCTGCCAGTGATCAGCGGTATACAGTGCAACTAGAATTTTCGATCCACCAAGGAAGTCGGAGGGAAAGCATGACCGAAACCGCTGCCGGGCAGACCGAGACGTTTGCCCCACCTGAGCAGTTCGCGGCCGCCGCCAACATCAAGGCTGATGAATACGAACGCGCCGAAGCCGACTACCTGGGCTTCTGGGCAGAACAGTCCCGTGAACTCGTCGACTGGCACGAAGACTTCGGCGAAGTCCTCGATTGGACCAACCCGCCGTTCGCCGAATGGTTCGTCGGCGGAAAGCTCAATGTCGCCTATAACTGCCTCGACCGGCACGTCCTCGCCGGCAACGGCGACCGGGTGGCCATCAACTTCGAAGGCGAACCGGGCGACTCCCGCGTCTTCACCTATGCCGAACTCCTCGCCGAGGTGTCGAAGGCGGCGAACACGCTGACCGACCTCGGCGTCAAGAGCGGCGACCGGGTCGCCATCTACCTGCCGATGATCCCCGAAGCGGTGATCTCGATGCTCGCCTGCGCCCGCCTCGGCGCGGCACATTCGGTCGTCTTCGGCGGCTTCTCCTCCGACGCCCTGCGCTCGCGCATCATCGACGCCGAAGCCCGCGTGGTCATCACCGCCGACGGCAGCTACCGTCGCGCCAAGCCCACGAGCCTCAAACCGGCCGTCGACGAAGCGCTCTCCCAGGGCGACACCCCGGTCGAGCACGTCCTCGTCGTCAAGCGCACCGGTCAGGACGTCGACTGGGTCGACGGCCGCGACCAGTGGTGGGAGGACTCTGTCGGCCAGGCCAACGACAAGCACGAATGCGAGTTCTTCGACTCGGAGAACCCGCTGTTCATCCTCTACACCTCCGGCACGACCGGCAAGCCCAAGGGCATCCTCCACACCTCCGGCGGCTACCTCACTCAGGTGCTGTACTCGATGAAGGCCGTCTTCGACATCAAGCCTGAGACGGACGTCTTCTGGTGCACCGCCGACGTGGGCTGGGTCACCGGCCACTCCTATGTCACCTACGGTCCGCTGGCCGCCGGTACCACTCAGATCGTCTACGAAGGCACCCCTGACACCCCGCACCAGGGCCGCTGGTGGGAGATCATCGAGAAGTACAAGGCCACGATCCTCTACGCCGCACCGACGGCGATCCGCACCTTCATGAAGTGGGGCGAGGAGATCCCCGCGAAGTACGACCTGTCCAGTCTGCGCCTGCTCGGCAGCGTCGGCGAACCGATCAACCCCGAGGCCTGGCGCTGGTACCACCGCGTCGTCGGCGGCGAGCGCTGCCCGATCGTCGACACCTGGTGGCAGACCGAGACCGGTGCCCACATGATCGCGCCCATGCCCGGTGTGCTCTCGACCAAGCCCGGTTCCTCTCAGCGTCCGATTCCCGGCATCTCCGTCGACGTCGTCGATGATTCGGGCGAGAACCCGGCGGGCCCCGAAGGCGGACTGCTCGTCATCCGCCGGCCCTGGCCTGCCATGCTGCGCGGAATCTGGAAAGACCCGGAGCGCTTCAAGGAGACCTACTGGTCGCGTTTCGAGGGCACGTACTTCGCCGGCGACGGTGCCCGCCGCGATGAGGACGGGGACATCTGGTTCCTCGGTCGGGTCGACGATGTGATGAATGTGTCCGGTCACCGCCTGTCCACCGCGGAGATCGAATCCTCCCTCGTCGCCCATTCCAAGGTCGCCGAGGCGGCGGTCGTCGGTGCCGCCGACGACACTTCCGGTCAGG
Proteins encoded in this region:
- the acs gene encoding acetate--CoA ligase, whose amino-acid sequence is MTETAAGQTETFAPPEQFAAAANIKADEYERAEADYLGFWAEQSRELVDWHEDFGEVLDWTNPPFAEWFVGGKLNVAYNCLDRHVLAGNGDRVAINFEGEPGDSRVFTYAELLAEVSKAANTLTDLGVKSGDRVAIYLPMIPEAVISMLACARLGAAHSVVFGGFSSDALRSRIIDAEARVVITADGSYRRAKPTSLKPAVDEALSQGDTPVEHVLVVKRTGQDVDWVDGRDQWWEDSVGQANDKHECEFFDSENPLFILYTSGTTGKPKGILHTSGGYLTQVLYSMKAVFDIKPETDVFWCTADVGWVTGHSYVTYGPLAAGTTQIVYEGTPDTPHQGRWWEIIEKYKATILYAAPTAIRTFMKWGEEIPAKYDLSSLRLLGSVGEPINPEAWRWYHRVVGGERCPIVDTWWQTETGAHMIAPMPGVLSTKPGSSQRPIPGISVDVVDDSGENPAGPEGGLLVIRRPWPAMLRGIWKDPERFKETYWSRFEGTYFAGDGARRDEDGDIWFLGRVDDVMNVSGHRLSTAEIESSLVAHSKVAEAAVVGAADDTSGQAVVAFVIVSNGVEDSPETAEELRQHVGKDIGPIAKPKKVHIVTDLPKTRSGKIMRRLLKDVAENREVGNTTTLADSSVMDQIEKSVSGD